The DNA window ATCGGCGTTGGTATTTATCAGCCCTAAATAGGCCAGCCTTGACAGGCTCTAATATAGAGATAATCAGTGACACAAATAAACCCACAAGTAGCAACACAAGAGATTTTTCTGGAACCCGCAGACAATCAGCGATTAATGAGCCTGTGTGGCCCACTTGATGACAATCTGAAACAACTTGAACGTCGACTAGGAGTAGAGATCAACCGCCGCGACAATCGTTTCAAACTGGCAGGCAAACCACTGTGTGTCAGTGCAGTAACAAGCATATTACGCCGCCTTTATGTCGAAACCGCACCTGTACATGGCGTGATACCCGATCTTGAGCCTGAACAGATCCATCTGGCAATCACAGAAAGTCGTGTACTGGAGCAGTCAGCAGAAAGCGTACCCGCCTACGGCAAGGCTGTGAATATCAAAACCAAACGGGGTGTTGTAAGACCCCGTACTCCTAATCAGGCACAGTACATTGCCAATATCCTTGACCATGATATTACATTTGGGATCGGGCCAGCAGGAACAGGTAAAACCTATCTGGCCGTTGCCGCAGCAGTTGATGCACTGGAGCGGCAAGAAATTCGCCGGATACTTCTTACCCGCCCTGCGGTTGAAGCCGGAGAAAAACTGGGATTCTTGCCGGGTGATCTGAGCCAGAAAGTCGACCCTTACTTACGTCCACTTTACGATGCCCTGTTTGAGATGCTGGGTTTTGAAAAAGTTGAGAAGCTGATCGAAAGAAATGTTATTGAAGTCGCTCCATTGGCCTATATGCGTGGACGAACGCTCAATGATGCTTTTATTATTCTTGATGAAAGTCAGAATACCACCATTGAACAGATGAAGATGTTCCTGACTCGTATTGGCTTTAACTCTAAAGCAGTGATTACTGGTGACGTAACCCAGATCGACCTGCCAAGAGGTCAGAAATCAGGGCTGAGCCATGCAATGGAAGTCTTGTCGGAAGTTGACGAGCTGAGCTTTAATTTCCTCCATAGCGAAGATGTGGTCCGCCACCCTGTAGTTGCCAAAGTCGTTATTGCCTATGAAGCATGGGAAGCGACAGAGCAGAAACGTAAACAGGCGCTTAACGAAAAGCGCAGACAGGAAGCGCAATGAGTTCAGTTATATTAGATTTACAAATCGCGTGTGAAAACCCAACAGGACTTCCTGAGGAAGTCCTTTTCCAACGCTGGCTGGAAGGCGTTTTGCCGCAATTTCAGGCTGAAAGTGAAGTGACAATCCGTGTTGTTGATGAGGCAGAAAGTCACGAATTAAACCTCATTTATCGCGGGAAAGACAAACCAACCAATGTGTTATCCTTCCCATTTGAAGCTCCGCCCGAAGTGGAACTGCCCTTACTCGGCGATTTGATTATATGCCGTCAGGTTGTTGAGAAAGAAGCGAAAGAACAACAAAAAACGGTTGAAGAGCACTGGGTACACATGGTAGTTCACGGCTGTCTTCATCTACTTGGTTATGACCACATTGAAGATGAAGAAGCGGAAGAAATGGAATCTCTGGAAACAGAAATCCTAAAAAAAATGGGTTATCCTGATCCTTATCTTGCGGAAAAAGAATAACCCCTAAGAACATTTTTATGTTAAACATTACGATCCGTACCCTATAGATTTCAGGATGCAGCCAACAAAGCTGCCACCTGAAAGACGACAGGTATCTAACTTTAATTAATGAGGAATTTTAATTAAAACGCCATGAGCGACGACCATCCTTCTAGTAACGATAGCCCTAGTCCTAAGAAAGGCTTTTTTGCACTTCTTAACCAGATTTTTCACGGTGAGCCGAAAAACCGTAACGATTTGGTTGAACTGATCCGTGATTCTGAACAGAATGACCTGATCGACCCTGATACCCGAGAGATGCTCGAAGGGGTAATGGATATTGCTGACCAACGCGTGCGTGACATTATGATCCCGCGCTCACAAATCGTTACCTTAAAACGCAATCAATCTCTGGACGAATGTCTGGATGTGATTATCGATTCAGCCCACTCTCGCTTCCCTGTGATCAGTGAAGATAAAGATCACATTGAAGGCATCTTGATGGCAAAAGATCTTCTGCCATTTATGCGCACGAATACCGAGCCTTTCAGCATTGATAAAGTGCTGCGTCAGGCTGTCGTGGTGCCGGAAAGTAAGCGGGTTGACCGACTGCTGAAAGAATTCCGTTCTCAACGCTATCATATGGCAATTGTTATCGATGAATTCGGCGGTGTTTCCGGCCTTGTCACGATTGAGGATATACTTGAACTGATTGTGGGGGAAATTGAGGACGAATACGATGATGATGAAGATAACGATATTCGTGCCTTGAGTCGCCATACTTATTCAGTGCGGGCATTGACTCAAATCGAAGACTTTAACGATGTTTTCAGTACTAATTTCAGCGACGAAGAAGTTGATACCATTGGCGGGTTGGTTATGCAGGCATTTGGACACCTGCCTTCCCGTGGAGAATCCATCAGCATTGATGGCTATCACTTCAAAGTAGCAATGGCAGATAGCCGGAAAATCATTCAGGTTCATGTCAAAATACCGGATGATGCTGAAGTTCCTGGCCTTGATAAAGATTAATAGGATCTGGATGAACAAAGCCTCATTAATGAATTGCCAGCGGCTGCGCGCTTTGCTGGCACTTTTCTTCGGAGCCAGTGGAACACTGGCTTTTTCACCTTTTGACTTCTGGCCCGCGGCCCTTATTTCTCTCTGTGGTCTGCAAATCCTGACACTTAACCGGACTACCCGACAAGCACTCTTTATTGGCTTCTGCTGGGGCCTTGGCCTGTTTGGCAGTGGTATAAACTGGATTTATGTCAGTATCGCGAATTTCGGAGGCATGCCAACCGCCGTTAATATCTTTTTGGTAATCCTGTTTTCCGCTTATCTTGCTCTTTATCCCGCTCT is part of the Xenorhabdus cabanillasii genome and encodes:
- the ybeY gene encoding rRNA maturation RNase YbeY, which produces MSSVILDLQIACENPTGLPEEVLFQRWLEGVLPQFQAESEVTIRVVDEAESHELNLIYRGKDKPTNVLSFPFEAPPEVELPLLGDLIICRQVVEKEAKEQQKTVEEHWVHMVVHGCLHLLGYDHIEDEEAEEMESLETEILKKMGYPDPYLAEKE
- a CDS encoding PhoH family protein, yielding MSLCGPLDDNLKQLERRLGVEINRRDNRFKLAGKPLCVSAVTSILRRLYVETAPVHGVIPDLEPEQIHLAITESRVLEQSAESVPAYGKAVNIKTKRGVVRPRTPNQAQYIANILDHDITFGIGPAGTGKTYLAVAAAVDALERQEIRRILLTRPAVEAGEKLGFLPGDLSQKVDPYLRPLYDALFEMLGFEKVEKLIERNVIEVAPLAYMRGRTLNDAFIILDESQNTTIEQMKMFLTRIGFNSKAVITGDVTQIDLPRGQKSGLSHAMEVLSEVDELSFNFLHSEDVVRHPVVAKVVIAYEAWEATEQKRKQALNEKRRQEAQ
- the corC gene encoding CNNM family magnesium/cobalt transport protein CorC (CorC(YbeX) belongs to the Cyclin M Mg2+ Exporter (CNNM) family, and was characterized as belonging to a set of three proteins, at least one of which must be present for CorA to function.); amino-acid sequence: MSDDHPSSNDSPSPKKGFFALLNQIFHGEPKNRNDLVELIRDSEQNDLIDPDTREMLEGVMDIADQRVRDIMIPRSQIVTLKRNQSLDECLDVIIDSAHSRFPVISEDKDHIEGILMAKDLLPFMRTNTEPFSIDKVLRQAVVVPESKRVDRLLKEFRSQRYHMAIVIDEFGGVSGLVTIEDILELIVGEIEDEYDDDEDNDIRALSRHTYSVRALTQIEDFNDVFSTNFSDEEVDTIGGLVMQAFGHLPSRGESISIDGYHFKVAMADSRKIIQVHVKIPDDAEVPGLDKD